The genomic DNA GGCTCCCACTGCTTGCCCTGCTTGCCGGCGTCCATCGCCTCGTTGGCGAGCCGGTCGGCGTCCTTGTTCCGCTCGCGGGGGATCCAGCTGTAGCTGACCTGGCCGCGCGGCAGGACGGTGCGGGCCTCGGCGGCGAGCGGCTGCATGTCGGGGTGCTTGATCTTCCAGCGCCCGGACATCTGCTCGACGACCAGCTTGGAGTCCATCCGCACGTCGACCGACGCGTCGGGGTCGAGGTCGCGCGCGGCCTTGAGGCCGGCGATCAGGCCCTTGTACTCGGCCACGTTGTTGGTGGCGCGGCCGATGAATTCGGCGGCCTCGGCCAGGATCTGGCCGGTGTCGCCGTCGCGGACCACCGCGCCGTAGCCGGCCGGCCCCGGGTTGCCCCGGGAGCCGCCGTCGGCCTCGACGATGAACTTGCGACCGGTCACCGGGTCAGACGCCCGACTCGCCGGTGCGGATCAGGATCCGGCCGCAGTTCTCGCAGCGCAGCACCTTGTCGCTGGGCTCGGCCTTGATGGCGTTGAACTCGGTGATTGAGAACTCGGTGCGGCAGCCCTCGCAGCGGCGCTGGTACAGGCGGGCCGCGCCGACGCCGCCCTGCTGCTCGCGCAGGCGCAGGTAGAGCTTCATCAGGTCGGCGGGGATGACGGCGGCGACGGCCTCGCGGTCGCGCTTGACCTTCTCGGCATCGGCGTCGAGCTCGGCGAGCTGGGCGTCGCGGCGGCCCTCGGCCTCCTTGAGGACGACGGTGGAGTGCTCCAGGCGGGCGGTCAGCTCGGTGACCCGGGTCTCGGCGGACTCCAGGCGCTCCATGACCTCCAAGACGACGTCCTCCAGGTCGGCCTGGCGCTTGGCGAGCGAGCCGATCTCGTGCTGCAGGTTCTCCAGGTCCTTGGGCGAGGTGACCGCGCCGGAGTCCATCCGCTGCTGGTTGCGGGCGGCCCGGGTGCGGACCTGCTCGACGTCCTGCTCGGCCTTGGTCTGCTCGCGCTGGGTGTCGCCGAGCTGGGCCTGGGCGGCGATCACCAGGTCCTTGAGCGCGGTGTGGTCGGCGGCGGCCTTCTCGATCTCGGCGTGCTCGGGCAGGGTGCGGCGCCGGTGGGCCAGCTGGTCCAGGCGGGAGTCGATGGCCTGCAGGTCGAGCAGGCGGATCTGGTCGGCGGGCGCGGCGTTCAAGCGGAAGGCTCCTGTGTGAATCGGAAGGGCGGCGAAGGGTTCGGGGGGACGCGCGGCGGCGCGTCAGGGCGCGGACGGCACCGGCTCGCTCGACGGCAGGGCGTACGGCATAGGGGCGTGCGCCGTCCACGGGTCGGTGACCCGGGTGGAGACCCGGGTCTCCAGCTGCCAGCCGCGCTCGACCGCAACGCCGGTCAGGGCGCGCTCGGCCAGGGTCAGCCAGGGCCACTCGGTGGCCCAGTGGGCAGCGTCGACCAGGGCGACCGGGGCGGCCTCGGTCGCCTCGGAGGCGGGGTGGTGGCGCAGGTCGGCGGTCACGTAGGCGTCGACGCCGGCGGCGCGGACCTCGGCGAGGAAGCCGTCACCCGAGCCACCGCAGACCGCGGCCCGGCTGATCAGGCGGTCCGGGTCGCCGGCCACCCGGACTCCGGTGGCGGTGGCGGGCAGCCCGGCGGCGACCCGGTCGGCGAACGCGGCCAGCGTCAGCGGGGGCTCCAGGACACCGATCCGGCCGGAGCCGCGGCGCCCGGTCGGGTCGGTCGGGTCGGCCACGATCGGACCGGTGACCCGCAGGCCGACCGCCTCGGCGAGGGCGTCGGAGACGCCCGGATCGGCGTGGTCGGCGTTGGTGTGCGCGACGTGCAGGGCGATCCCGGAACGGATCAGCGAGTGCACCACCCGGCCCTTGAAGCCGGTCGCGGCGACGGTGGTGGTGCCGCGCAGGTACAGCGGGTGGTGGGTGACCACGAGGTCGGCGCCCCACTCGGCGGCTTCGTCGACCACCGTCTGCACCGGGTCGACGGCGAACAGCACCCTGGCGACCTCGGCGTCCGGGTCTCCGCAGACCAGGCCGACGGCGTCCCAGGACTCCGCCCACTGCGGCGGGTAGATCTCTTCGAGCGCGGCGATGACGTCGGACAGTTTCGGCACCTGTCGAGACTACCGCGTGGTGTGCCCGGGCCCGTCCCGGGCGGCCCGCGCCCCCGCCACCGGGATCCGCACACCTGCACGTCAACCGGCGCGCGGGGCCGCGGAACGGCGTCCGGGGACCGCTCGGGGGCGCCCGGACCGGACGTCGCCCCCGAAAGCCCCGGCCACACGCGGGAGGTCGTTCGCATTCGAAAACGAATCGAGATCACCCTTACGGGTGAAGTGACCGGGCGGGTGTTGAGCCGCCTCGGATCACGAAAGTAACTTCAGTCCTGCGAACGAGAGTTGCCCGGCCAGGGGGGTCGGATAAAAGGAGCTGCGGCCGGTAATCCGGCTGCGGCTCCCGCGATGGGGAAATGGTCCGTTCGGCCCGGGGAACCCCGGGCCGAAGGACTGGGGGGCGGCTCTCGTGACTTCCACAGACCGGTAGGCGCAGGCACGCGGGAAGGGGTGTGAGCAGATGGGGGCGGGCACACCGCTGCGTCCGGCCCGGGGGTCGGTGCCGGTCGGCGACGGGCCGGGAGCGGACGGCACGTTGGTGGAGGTGGCACGGGCGGCCGTGGCCGGCAGCAGGGCCCGGGGAGGCGACGGTGGCTGGGGGGTCGCGGTCGAGGGCTTCTGGTGCACGGCCCGGCCGCACGGCTGTGAGGTCCCCGCCCAAGGGTGGAGACTGCACGTCGGCGCAGCCCCCGAAGTGGCGGTGGAGGTCCTCGCGGCGGTTTCCGCGGCGATTGCCGACGATCCCTGCCCGTTCACGTTCGCCGCCGATCGGGAAAAGCTCCGCGAGATCGATTCCCGGAACGGCGACCACGGCTCGGCCGGGAAATTCATCACCGTTTATCCGATGGACGACCGGCAATTCCGCCGGCTCGCCGAGGAGCTCGACCGGGCCACCCTCGGCATGCCGGGCCCGGTGGTGCTGCCCGGCCGGCCCCACCGTCCGGGCAGCCTGGTGCACTACCGGCGTCCGCCTGGTGCGGTCGACCCCGTCGAGGGGAGGGGGTCGACCGCACCCGCGCCGCCGGGCGGCCTGGGCACCGGCGGACCGGCCGGGATGCTGATCGGCGGGCGGTACGCGCTGACCGCGGCCGTCCGGCACGGCGCCGAGGGCGGGGTCTTCCTGGGGCGGGACACCGACACCGGCTCCGAGGTGGTGGTCAGACAGGCCCGCACGCACATCGAAGTGGACCGCTCCGGCACCGACGCCCGGTCCGCCCTGCGCCGGGAGGCGGCGCTGCTGGAGCGGGTCGACGGCCAAGGGCTGACGCCCCGTCCGCTCGGCGTGATCGAGCAGCACGGCTCGCTCTTCCTGGTCCAGGAGCGGATCGTCGGCCAACCGCTCGGCCGCTGGGTCACCGCCCGGCTGCACCGGGACGGCACGCCGGGCGTCGACTGGGCCGAGGCCGGGCCGACGGCGGCCGCCCTGGTGACGCTGGTCGAGCGGTGCCACCGGCACGGGCTGGTCCTCCGAGGCCTCTCCCCCGGCACCGTGACGGTCCGCCCCGACGGGGAACTGCGCCTGGCCGACCTGGAGTCGGCGGTCGAGGTGGGCACCGTGGCCGGATCGGCCGGCAGCCCCGGGTACCGGGCGCCGGAACACAGCGGGCCGCACCGGCTCGGCCGGGCCGCCTTCACCACCGACCTCTACGCGCTCGGCGGGCTGCTCTTCCTGCTCGCTACCGGCCATGACCCGCTGCTCCCCGAGGACCTGCCGCGGGCCCGCCCGGTGGCCGAGCGGCTCGGTCGCTGGCTGGCCCTGGCCGCCCGCGACGGGGTGACCGCCCGCCGGCTCGCCCCGGTCGTCCTCGGGCTGCGCGCCGAGGCACCCGAGCAGCGCTGGAGCCTCGACCGGGCCCGAGCCGCCCTCACCGGCACCGCAGAAGCCGTCACCGAAGCCGTCACCGAAGCCGTCACCGACGCGACCG from Kitasatospora terrestris includes the following:
- a CDS encoding zinc ribbon domain-containing protein, with the translated sequence MNAAPADQIRLLDLQAIDSRLDQLAHRRRTLPEHAEIEKAAADHTALKDLVIAAQAQLGDTQREQTKAEQDVEQVRTRAARNQQRMDSGAVTSPKDLENLQHEIGSLAKRQADLEDVVLEVMERLESAETRVTELTARLEHSTVVLKEAEGRRDAQLAELDADAEKVKRDREAVAAVIPADLMKLYLRLREQQGGVGAARLYQRRCEGCRTEFSITEFNAIKAEPSDKVLRCENCGRILIRTGESGV
- a CDS encoding protein kinase domain-containing protein; this encodes MDDRQFRRLAEELDRATLGMPGPVVLPGRPHRPGSLVHYRRPPGAVDPVEGRGSTAPAPPGGLGTGGPAGMLIGGRYALTAAVRHGAEGGVFLGRDTDTGSEVVVRQARTHIEVDRSGTDARSALRREAALLERVDGQGLTPRPLGVIEQHGSLFLVQERIVGQPLGRWVTARLHRDGTPGVDWAEAGPTAAALVTLVERCHRHGLVLRGLSPGTVTVRPDGELRLADLESAVEVGTVAGSAGSPGYRAPEHSGPHRLGRAAFTTDLYALGGLLFLLATGHDPLLPEDLPRARPVAERLGRWLALAARDGVTARRLAPVVLGLRAEAPEQRWSLDRARAALTGTAEAVTEAVTEAVTDATAPADETGPAGPPDFPTGLRHGGPRIWAAPQALTARPGDARCVASPAAVRRPGRPTTDALGVTGGEATAGDPDVPRAGPRALAAVGTGRAAARGAASVARQLPGGPNASARAGLTVASGADVPHRVDVGQQVEVAR
- a CDS encoding Nif3-like dinuclear metal center hexameric protein, which produces MPKLSDVIAALEEIYPPQWAESWDAVGLVCGDPDAEVARVLFAVDPVQTVVDEAAEWGADLVVTHHPLYLRGTTTVAATGFKGRVVHSLIRSGIALHVAHTNADHADPGVSDALAEAVGLRVTGPIVADPTDPTGRRGSGRIGVLEPPLTLAAFADRVAAGLPATATGVRVAGDPDRLISRAAVCGGSGDGFLAEVRAAGVDAYVTADLRHHPASEATEAAPVALVDAAHWATEWPWLTLAERALTGVAVERGWQLETRVSTRVTDPWTAHAPMPYALPSSEPVPSAP